From Prochlorococcus sp. MIT 1223, the proteins below share one genomic window:
- a CDS encoding N-acetyltransferase: protein MISFPHRYSKAPKIPDRFILESKDPPAPQAINRLLSRCKLQTHPPQRLELAIKKSDYFLSLVEKSTGRLYGFVRVTSDRGLNANLWDLSAEPGKSQDLVMSILVHRILVMIRQKMPGCSISVAAPGIAVKALQDHGFLLDPGGIRTMGFRV, encoded by the coding sequence TTGATCAGTTTTCCTCATCGATACTCAAAAGCACCTAAAATCCCCGATAGATTTATCTTGGAGTCTAAAGATCCCCCTGCCCCCCAGGCGATTAACAGATTGCTTTCAAGGTGTAAGTTGCAAACCCACCCTCCGCAGAGGCTAGAGTTAGCAATAAAGAAAAGCGACTACTTTTTAAGTCTTGTAGAAAAGAGTACTGGTAGATTATATGGATTTGTCCGGGTAACAAGTGATCGAGGATTGAATGCGAATTTGTGGGATCTTTCTGCTGAACCAGGAAAATCCCAAGATTTAGTAATGAGTATTCTGGTGCATCGTATTTTGGTAATGATTAGGCAAAAAATGCCTGGTTGCAGTATTTCTGTAGCAGCTCCTGGCATTGCTGTAAAAGCACTACAAGATCATGGATTTCTTCTTGATCCTGGTGGAATTAGAACTATGGGATTTAGAGTTTAA
- the crtD gene encoding C-3',4' desaturase CrtD, which produces MQDESVIVVGGGIAGLTAASLLAHEGIPVTLIEAHSQLGGCAGTFRRGHYVFDVGATQVAGLEPGGIHERLFRYLNSPIPEATILNPGCLVDLVDGSDPIYIWHDRQKWLEERKQQFPGSESFWNLCSALHNSNWSIASRNPVLPVRSYWDFRCFIQSIRLENLPAGLFTTLSVADLLKLTGCYADKRLKKFLDIQLKLYSQESTERTAALYGATVLQMAQEPLGLWHLSGSMQKMSDYLSACFNRDGGNLLLSQKVVGLKSLAPEKLWEVEIVSKNNSKRLLQSNDVIFSLPPQSLLTLLPIRHGMPRNYYKKLKNLSKPSGAIVFYGAINREALPSNCPEHLQVVSKIFGSLFISISREGDGRAPLREATFIASLFTDVDDWFSLNQDTYQAKKAIIFEQITSELNCYFHFSDDDWLHRELSTPVSFAKWTGRPKGIVGGLGQHPLNFGFLGLPSRTPMKGLWLCGDSIYPGEGTAGVSQSALMVCNQIMATRGRQRIDVYH; this is translated from the coding sequence ATACAAGACGAATCAGTAATTGTTGTTGGAGGCGGCATAGCCGGCTTAACTGCGGCATCCTTACTTGCTCACGAAGGAATCCCCGTAACCTTAATAGAAGCCCATTCCCAGTTAGGCGGATGTGCAGGTACTTTTCGTCGAGGTCATTATGTGTTTGATGTAGGAGCCACTCAAGTCGCAGGATTGGAGCCTGGAGGCATTCATGAACGATTGTTTAGATATTTGAATTCTCCTATCCCTGAGGCAACAATTTTGAACCCAGGTTGCTTAGTGGATTTAGTAGATGGTTCTGACCCTATTTACATCTGGCATGATCGTCAGAAATGGTTGGAAGAGAGGAAACAACAATTTCCTGGAAGCGAATCTTTTTGGAATCTTTGCTCTGCATTACATAACAGCAATTGGTCTATAGCAAGTCGAAATCCTGTTTTACCTGTACGCAGTTATTGGGATTTTCGGTGCTTTATCCAGTCCATTCGTTTAGAGAATCTACCCGCAGGATTATTCACTACACTTTCGGTTGCCGATCTTTTAAAGTTAACGGGTTGTTATGCCGATAAGCGATTAAAGAAATTTTTAGATATACAGTTGAAATTATATTCCCAAGAATCTACTGAAAGAACAGCCGCTTTATATGGAGCAACCGTTCTTCAAATGGCACAGGAACCTCTTGGCTTATGGCATTTATCAGGTTCTATGCAAAAAATGAGCGATTATTTATCAGCTTGTTTTAATCGGGATGGAGGGAATTTATTACTAAGTCAAAAAGTAGTTGGATTGAAATCATTAGCTCCAGAAAAGTTGTGGGAAGTAGAAATTGTTAGTAAGAATAATTCAAAACGTTTATTGCAATCCAATGATGTGATTTTTTCACTTCCTCCCCAGTCTTTATTGACTTTGTTGCCAATTCGTCATGGCATGCCAAGAAATTATTATAAGAAGTTAAAGAATTTATCTAAGCCAAGTGGAGCTATAGTTTTTTATGGAGCAATTAATCGTGAGGCTTTGCCCAGCAATTGCCCAGAGCATCTGCAAGTAGTTTCTAAAATATTTGGGTCGCTATTTATTTCAATTAGTAGAGAAGGTGATGGGCGAGCTCCACTAAGAGAAGCTACTTTTATCGCGAGTTTATTTACAGATGTTGATGATTGGTTCTCTTTAAATCAAGATACTTATCAAGCTAAAAAAGCAATCATTTTCGAGCAGATTACTTCTGAATTAAATTGTTACTTTCACTTTTCTGATGATGATTGGCTACATCGAGAATTATCCACCCCGGTCAGTTTTGCAAAATGGACTGGTCGTCCCAAAGGTATTGTTGGAGGACTTGGACAGCACCCATTGAATTTTGGTTTCTTGGGGTTACCAAGTAGAACGCCAATGAAAGGACTATGGCTTTGTGGAGACTCTATCTACCCTGGAGAAGGTACAGCTGGCGTAAGTCAATCAGCTTTAATGGTGTGTAATCAAATTATGGCTACTAGAGGTAGACAACGAATTGATGTATATCATTAA
- a CDS encoding CAAD domain-containing protein has product MSDAPSESKEGSNTTQGSGFSERSGEVMNKLNETLSKIDWTQMGKYGKAAGIVAIVILAQVLIKIVIDTINFFPILPGLLELLGVVVLCQWCWQNLTTSEKRNAVVEKVQNLRQEYLG; this is encoded by the coding sequence ATGTCAGATGCTCCTTCAGAGTCAAAAGAAGGCTCAAATACTACTCAAGGCAGTGGCTTCTCCGAACGTTCCGGTGAGGTTATGAACAAGCTCAATGAGACCCTAAGCAAAATTGATTGGACTCAGATGGGTAAATATGGCAAGGCCGCAGGCATTGTCGCCATCGTAATACTTGCTCAAGTACTAATAAAAATAGTAATTGACACTATTAATTTCTTCCCAATTTTGCCTGGATTGCTTGAACTACTTGGAGTTGTTGTTCTATGCCAATGGTGTTGGCAGAATCTTACAACTAGTGAAAAAAGAAATGCGGTGGTAGAGAAAGTTCAGAATCTTAGACAAGAGTATTTAGGTTGA
- a CDS encoding fructosamine kinase family protein — MQELIVNELRKEKNIFPETEIKTIVPVSGGSIHKSWHIELKNGKHFFAKTTAKEKFEMLKFEVQCLEELTKFANKELLEIPHPISIKQLNQFSILLLPWLDLRNRNQTNLGKGLAMLHKNSENNNQEKFGWPNDGFIGSNLQKGGWMKNWGEFFVEFRLKPQLSLAAKQGKINGDFQRFLGKVISFLNQHDPKPALVHGDLWGGNVATNKNNKGILFDPASYWADKEVDIAMTYLFGGFTNDFYNAYNEISPQSELAIKRIDIYNLYHLINHANIFGGSYINQSLLMMKKLNLYLS, encoded by the coding sequence ATGCAAGAGTTAATTGTTAATGAACTGAGAAAGGAAAAAAACATTTTCCCAGAAACAGAAATAAAAACAATCGTTCCTGTTTCTGGAGGAAGTATCCATAAATCCTGGCATATAGAACTGAAAAATGGAAAACACTTTTTTGCAAAGACAACTGCTAAAGAAAAATTTGAAATGCTTAAGTTCGAAGTTCAGTGCTTAGAAGAACTTACAAAATTTGCTAATAAAGAGCTCCTTGAAATACCCCACCCAATTAGCATAAAACAATTAAACCAATTCTCCATACTGCTTTTACCTTGGTTGGATCTAAGAAATAGAAATCAAACTAATTTAGGAAAAGGTCTGGCTATGCTTCATAAGAATTCTGAAAATAATAACCAAGAAAAATTTGGATGGCCAAATGATGGATTTATAGGTTCAAATTTGCAAAAAGGAGGATGGATGAAGAATTGGGGGGAGTTTTTTGTAGAATTTAGATTAAAGCCACAACTATCTCTAGCCGCAAAACAAGGAAAAATAAATGGTGATTTCCAAAGATTTTTAGGCAAAGTAATATCCTTTTTAAATCAACATGACCCCAAACCTGCTTTAGTTCATGGTGATTTATGGGGAGGTAATGTTGCAACTAATAAAAATAATAAAGGTATTTTGTTTGACCCTGCTTCTTATTGGGCAGACAAGGAAGTCGATATAGCAATGACTTATCTATTTGGTGGATTCACTAATGATTTTTATAATGCATATAATGAAATATCTCCTCAGTCTGAGTTAGCAATTAAAAGGATTGATATTTATAATCTTTATCATTTAATAAATCATGCAAATATATTTGGAGGTTCTTATATAAACCAAAGTTTATTGATGATGAAGAAATTAAACCTTTACCTGAGTTAA
- a CDS encoding prephenate/arogenate dehydrogenase — MTQTLKPSKTIGIVGLGLIGGSLGLALQKVGYNVHGLTHRSITAARAKKRGLANLISTNHEILQNCSTVILALPLNQLLNPNQNLIDALPINATITDVGSVKEPIVKIWKNLHPKFVGSHPMAGTSQSGVEAGEVNLFNGKAWVTTPDSSTDIEALQTVRELAVDLGCHWISANPADHDQAVALISHLPVLVSAALLKTADNEKSESISNLARALASSGFADTTRIGGGNAELGLSMMANNTEAIIYFLNSYQETLKEFKDTISSKDWNSLRNKLEKTHEIRPDFLNN; from the coding sequence ATGACGCAAACACTCAAACCCTCAAAAACAATTGGAATAGTTGGACTAGGACTTATTGGAGGATCATTAGGTTTAGCCCTTCAGAAAGTTGGTTATAACGTCCACGGACTAACTCATCGTTCTATTACCGCGGCTAGAGCAAAAAAAAGAGGTCTAGCAAATCTAATAAGTACGAATCATGAAATTCTGCAGAACTGTTCAACTGTGATACTTGCATTACCGCTAAACCAGCTTTTAAATCCAAATCAAAACTTGATTGATGCACTACCAATTAATGCAACTATTACAGATGTAGGTTCTGTGAAAGAACCTATTGTAAAGATATGGAAAAATTTGCATCCTAAGTTTGTAGGAAGTCATCCAATGGCTGGAACAAGCCAGTCAGGTGTAGAAGCAGGAGAAGTAAACCTCTTTAATGGAAAAGCATGGGTCACTACTCCCGATTCATCAACTGATATAGAAGCCCTTCAAACAGTTAGAGAGTTAGCTGTCGATCTTGGATGTCATTGGATAAGTGCAAATCCTGCTGATCACGACCAAGCGGTAGCGTTAATTTCTCATCTACCAGTCTTAGTAAGTGCCGCACTTCTAAAAACAGCTGACAATGAGAAAAGCGAATCTATTTCAAACCTAGCAAGAGCCCTAGCTTCTAGTGGTTTTGCGGATACAACCCGAATTGGTGGAGGTAATGCAGAACTTGGTTTGTCAATGATGGCAAATAATACTGAAGCAATCATCTACTTTTTAAATTCCTATCAAGAGACTTTAAAAGAGTTCAAAGACACAATATCTTCTAAAGATTGGAATAGCTTGAGAAATAAATTAGAAAAAACACATGAAATTCGGCCTGATTTCCTCAATAATTAA
- the speD gene encoding adenosylmethionine decarboxylase: MDHFLSCLHPNPGWSENQISDFPQEISLSDSYVIGKHCILELYECNKYKLNDEKFVNKAIKLAAKYAGATLLNLTTHKFEPQGLTSLALLAESHISIHTWPEMGYGAVDVFTCGDHAMPERACDVLIKELSAKRFSLQSLKRKAPVQFSHSSN, translated from the coding sequence ATGGATCATTTTCTATCTTGTTTACATCCAAATCCTGGGTGGAGTGAAAATCAAATCAGCGATTTTCCTCAGGAAATATCTTTAAGTGATTCATATGTTATCGGTAAACATTGCATTCTTGAATTATATGAATGCAATAAATATAAACTCAATGATGAAAAATTCGTCAATAAAGCAATTAAACTTGCAGCTAAATATGCAGGAGCAACCTTACTTAATCTCACTACTCATAAATTTGAGCCACAAGGACTAACTAGTCTTGCATTACTCGCAGAATCTCATATTTCTATTCATACATGGCCTGAAATGGGATATGGAGCTGTGGATGTTTTTACCTGTGGAGACCATGCAATGCCTGAGCGAGCTTGTGATGTTTTAATTAAGGAGTTATCTGCAAAAAGATTTTCTTTGCAAAGTCTAAAAAGAAAGGCGCCAGTTCAATTTTCTCATTCATCTAATTAA
- the recF gene encoding DNA replication/repair protein RecF (All proteins in this family for which functions are known are DNA-binding proteins that assist the filamentation of RecA onto DNA for the initiation of recombination or recombinational repair.), protein MKWFRNYKRFQLELTENRLLVIGSNGIGKSNLLEAVELIGTLRSHRSSRDQDIIFWNEKTAFIKAVSNEEEKLFLELNKQGGRKVFRNDKPLSRQLDLVGPLRCVCFSALDLGLVRGEPSLRRNWLDRLVQQLEPVYLDLISRFNKLLRQRSQLWVQLRDVSSLDRKALLDAFDVQMALVSTRIHRRRRRVLSHLQPLADSWQKRLSNEQECLQIEYLPGSHLEEEEDELVWRLSIEKQLFAQRNDEERIGNCRIGPHRDEVGFLLNGFQARRFASAGQQRTLVLALKMAELELIGQIYGECPILLLDDVLAELDPHRQLLLLEAVGNTHQCLISATHLDAFEGDWKKHSQVMDLKSSKSIHEIS, encoded by the coding sequence CTGAAGTGGTTTAGAAACTACAAACGGTTTCAACTTGAGTTGACTGAAAATCGTTTATTGGTGATTGGGTCAAATGGTATTGGGAAATCAAATCTTCTGGAGGCTGTTGAATTAATTGGAACCTTAAGGTCTCATCGTTCAAGTAGAGATCAAGATATTATTTTTTGGAATGAAAAAACTGCTTTTATAAAAGCAGTTTCGAATGAAGAAGAAAAGCTTTTCTTGGAATTGAATAAGCAAGGAGGCCGCAAGGTTTTTCGTAATGACAAGCCTCTTTCTAGACAACTTGATTTAGTTGGTCCCTTGAGGTGTGTTTGCTTTAGTGCTTTGGATCTTGGCTTGGTAAGAGGAGAGCCATCACTCAGGCGTAATTGGCTTGATCGACTTGTCCAGCAACTTGAACCAGTGTATTTAGATTTAATAAGTAGGTTTAATAAATTATTGCGGCAAAGAAGTCAACTATGGGTTCAATTAAGGGATGTATCATCTCTAGATCGCAAGGCATTGTTGGATGCGTTTGATGTTCAGATGGCATTAGTTAGTACTCGTATCCATCGCCGCCGGAGACGAGTTTTAAGCCATTTACAGCCCCTTGCTGATTCATGGCAAAAAAGGTTGAGCAATGAGCAAGAATGCTTGCAAATTGAATACTTACCAGGCAGTCATTTAGAAGAAGAAGAAGATGAGCTTGTTTGGCGACTTTCAATAGAGAAGCAGTTATTTGCTCAGAGAAATGATGAAGAAAGAATAGGAAATTGTCGCATTGGCCCTCATCGGGATGAGGTTGGATTTTTACTGAATGGATTTCAAGCAAGACGATTTGCTTCTGCAGGTCAACAAAGAACTCTTGTGTTGGCATTAAAGATGGCAGAATTAGAGCTAATTGGCCAAATTTATGGAGAGTGTCCAATCTTGCTTCTAGATGATGTGCTTGCAGAACTTGACCCTCATCGCCAATTATTACTTTTAGAGGCCGTGGGGAACACTCATCAATGCTTGATAAGTGCAACACATCTAGATGCTTTCGAAGGTGACTGGAAAAAACATTCACAAGTTATGGACTTAAAATCTTCAAAGTCCATACATGAAATCAGTTAA
- the moeB gene encoding molybdopterin-synthase adenylyltransferase MoeB: MRKEINDAYELTNEELARYARHISLEEIGVRGQKILKESSVLCIGSGGLGSPIIIYLAAAGIGRIGIVDFDIVEESNLQRQVIHGNNAVGRLKVDSARERILEINPNCEVNTFEEILNKNNAIEIIKEFDIICDCSDNFPTKYLINDACVILDKPMIYGSIAKFEGHASVFNLNSRSPNLRDLIPEPPASELLPSCSEGGVIGVLPGIIGLIQATEVIKIILNIGDTLDGRLLVFNALKMKFKELNIKSNGTKNYINKLIEYEGFYFNKRELTKINSIENISIKDLQCLLESGINNLLLIDVRSESEHKLKSIENSKLFPLNTINDESSIPTIRKLGKGKKIYVHCKTGKRSIQAILKLKEEGINCINVEGGIEAWEKENM, translated from the coding sequence ATGCGAAAAGAAATAAATGATGCTTATGAATTAACTAATGAAGAGTTAGCACGATATGCACGGCATATCTCATTAGAGGAGATAGGAGTTCGTGGACAAAAGATTCTAAAAGAAAGTTCTGTTTTATGTATAGGGAGTGGTGGTCTAGGCTCTCCAATTATTATTTATCTAGCTGCTGCTGGTATAGGAAGAATTGGGATTGTCGATTTTGATATAGTTGAAGAATCAAATTTACAAAGACAAGTAATACATGGGAATAATGCAGTTGGTAGATTAAAGGTTGATTCTGCTAGAGAAAGGATTCTTGAAATAAATCCAAATTGCGAAGTTAATACCTTTGAAGAGATTCTAAATAAAAATAATGCTATAGAGATAATTAAAGAATTTGACATAATTTGTGATTGCAGTGATAATTTCCCAACTAAGTATTTAATAAATGATGCTTGCGTGATACTAGACAAACCAATGATATATGGCTCAATAGCCAAATTTGAAGGACATGCGTCAGTTTTCAACTTGAACTCTAGAAGTCCTAATCTAAGGGATCTAATTCCTGAGCCCCCAGCAAGTGAACTTCTTCCTAGCTGTTCCGAAGGAGGCGTGATAGGTGTTTTACCAGGAATTATAGGATTAATTCAAGCTACAGAAGTAATAAAAATTATATTAAATATAGGAGATACTCTAGACGGAAGACTTTTAGTGTTCAATGCACTTAAGATGAAATTTAAAGAATTAAATATTAAATCTAACGGAACAAAAAATTATATAAATAAATTAATCGAATATGAGGGTTTCTATTTTAATAAGAGAGAACTCACTAAAATAAACTCTATAGAAAATATTTCAATAAAAGATTTGCAATGTCTTTTAGAAAGTGGGATTAATAATTTACTATTAATAGATGTAAGAAGTGAGTCTGAGCATAAATTAAAATCTATAGAGAATTCAAAACTATTTCCTTTAAATACAATTAATGATGAAAGTTCAATTCCAACTATAAGAAAACTTGGAAAAGGCAAAAAAATTTATGTTCACTGCAAAACTGGTAAAAGATCTATACAAGCAATTCTCAAGCTCAAGGAAGAAGGTATTAATTGTATAAATGTTGAAGGAGGAATAGAAGCCTGGGAGAAGGAAAATATGTAA
- the larE gene encoding ATP-dependent sacrificial sulfur transferase LarE: MEFPLVEKLDKTKEKQLVNLRDFIRNLGRVFIAYSGGVDSTLVAAISFEQLGSEAIAVTGVSPALAPYLLNEARQQANWIGINHQECLTQELLDPNYNSNPVDRCYACKKELHKHLKAISELSAGAKVLDGVNHDDLSEDRPGIEAAKMAGVISPLAELKIPKNTVRVLSKGLGFPWWDKPAQPCLASRFPYGEAISSKRLKQIALAEKWLISRGFIKVRVRLHGLSARIEIPKECIDDFLKSSVREDVVKYFISIGFTSVSLDLEGLVSGKLNRDKNN, from the coding sequence GTGGAATTCCCTCTGGTTGAAAAATTGGACAAAACAAAAGAAAAGCAATTAGTTAATCTTAGAGATTTTATCCGAAATCTAGGCAGAGTGTTTATTGCATATTCAGGAGGGGTTGACAGCACTCTTGTTGCTGCCATTTCATTTGAACAATTAGGGTCTGAAGCGATTGCTGTCACTGGGGTTTCTCCTGCACTAGCTCCATATCTTCTTAATGAGGCAAGGCAACAAGCCAATTGGATCGGCATTAATCATCAAGAATGTCTAACGCAAGAACTTCTTGATCCCAATTACAACAGTAATCCTGTAGATCGTTGCTATGCATGCAAAAAGGAATTGCACAAGCATCTAAAAGCTATTTCGGAGCTTTCAGCAGGTGCAAAAGTTTTAGATGGTGTAAATCATGATGATCTCAGTGAAGACAGGCCAGGGATAGAAGCAGCAAAAATGGCAGGTGTTATTTCCCCTCTAGCTGAATTAAAAATTCCCAAAAACACTGTTCGAGTCTTATCGAAAGGGTTAGGATTTCCATGGTGGGACAAACCAGCTCAACCATGCTTGGCTTCGAGGTTTCCGTATGGTGAAGCAATTAGCTCAAAACGACTAAAGCAAATCGCCTTAGCCGAAAAATGGCTTATTTCTAGAGGGTTCATAAAAGTTCGTGTCAGACTACATGGCTTATCTGCAAGAATTGAAATACCCAAAGAATGTATTGATGATTTTCTAAAAAGTTCTGTACGTGAAGATGTTGTCAAGTATTTCATATCTATAGGGTTTACATCTGTAAGTTTAGATCTTGAAGGACTCGTAAGCGGTAAGTTGAATCGGGATAAAAATAACTAA
- a CDS encoding cob(I)yrinic acid a,c-diamide adenosyltransferase, with product MESIRKEENISSQSKANRPSRGKGIGIVTASDSQERKQGQLHIYDGDGKGKSQAALGVVLRTIGLGICEKKQTRVLLLRFLKGPERSYDEDPAIDALQQGFPHLIDQVRTGRADFFTAEESTKFDIQEAQRGWDIAKGAIASALYSVVVLDELNPVLALGLLPVEEVGKTLAARPNGMEIIVTGRAAPIGLIKIAQLHSEMKAHRRPGMNENIAIPSNLGGIEIYTGEGKGKSTSALGKALQAIGRGISQDKSHRVLILQWLKGGSGYTEDAAIAALREIYPHLVDHLRSGRDAIVWRGQQQPIDYVEAERAWEIASAAISSGLYKTVILDELNPTIDLELLPVEPIVQTLLRKPSDTEVIITGRCKNQPAYFDLASVHSEMVCHKHYAESGVDLKRGVDY from the coding sequence ATGGAGTCTATTAGAAAAGAAGAAAATATATCTTCTCAGAGTAAAGCTAACCGTCCTTCACGTGGGAAAGGAATTGGGATAGTTACTGCTAGCGATAGTCAGGAAAGAAAGCAAGGACAATTACATATTTATGATGGAGATGGTAAAGGCAAAAGCCAAGCTGCTTTAGGCGTAGTTTTACGGACTATAGGGTTAGGGATTTGCGAGAAGAAACAAACAAGAGTTCTCCTTCTCCGATTTCTTAAAGGACCTGAAAGATCCTATGACGAAGATCCAGCAATAGATGCTTTGCAGCAGGGTTTCCCCCATTTAATCGATCAAGTTAGGACGGGAAGAGCAGATTTTTTTACTGCCGAGGAATCTACAAAATTTGATATTCAAGAGGCTCAAAGAGGATGGGATATTGCAAAAGGGGCTATTGCAAGTGCTCTTTATTCAGTTGTTGTACTTGATGAATTAAACCCTGTATTGGCTTTGGGCTTATTACCCGTAGAAGAGGTTGGGAAAACACTTGCCGCAAGGCCTAATGGAATGGAGATTATTGTCACTGGCAGAGCTGCTCCCATTGGGTTAATAAAAATTGCACAATTACATTCTGAAATGAAAGCTCATCGTCGACCAGGGATGAATGAAAACATTGCAATTCCTTCAAATCTAGGTGGAATAGAAATATATACAGGGGAAGGCAAAGGGAAATCTACTAGCGCTCTTGGTAAAGCTTTGCAAGCTATTGGGCGCGGGATTAGCCAAGACAAGAGTCATAGAGTATTGATATTGCAGTGGCTGAAGGGTGGTAGCGGTTATACAGAAGATGCTGCAATAGCTGCTTTACGTGAGATTTATCCACATTTGGTTGATCATCTTAGATCTGGTAGAGATGCAATAGTTTGGAGAGGCCAGCAACAACCTATTGACTATGTAGAAGCAGAAAGAGCATGGGAGATAGCAAGTGCGGCTATCTCTAGCGGCCTTTATAAAACTGTAATCTTGGATGAATTAAACCCAACTATTGACTTGGAATTGCTTCCTGTTGAACCAATTGTGCAAACATTATTACGTAAGCCATCTGACACAGAAGTAATAATTACTGGAAGATGTAAGAACCAACCTGCATACTTTGATTTGGCTAGTGTTCACTCTGAAATGGTATGTCATAAACACTACGCTGAGAGTGGGGTAGATTTAAAACGTGGCGTTGATTATTGA
- a CDS encoding M67 family metallopeptidase, which translates to MNIPRFVELSEENQNVLHRIILDAIPNEGCALLIGKEVKEAVSSGEINLTIQKVWPCSNVWESGIFKEDAITPKESRDRILDLSRKNRFLISPTDQIQAQKWARSKNLKILGNAHSHPSSEGIPSKIDIALSSSHNLMIIVDSGDILRAWWIINKKQFQEIKIVSYLLSTSRLNSTLT; encoded by the coding sequence ATGAACATTCCACGCTTTGTTGAACTATCCGAAGAGAATCAAAATGTTTTGCATAGAATAATTTTAGATGCAATACCCAATGAAGGCTGTGCTTTGCTCATAGGCAAAGAAGTCAAGGAAGCAGTCTCATCAGGTGAAATTAATTTAACTATTCAAAAAGTTTGGCCCTGTTCAAATGTATGGGAATCTGGAATATTCAAAGAAGATGCAATTACCCCCAAAGAATCCAGGGATCGAATATTAGATTTATCCAGAAAAAATCGATTTTTAATTTCCCCAACTGACCAGATTCAAGCTCAAAAATGGGCACGTTCTAAAAATCTAAAAATTTTAGGGAATGCTCATTCACACCCTTCTAGCGAGGGAATTCCTTCGAAAATTGATATTGCCCTGAGTTCAAGTCATAATTTAATGATTATTGTAGACAGTGGTGATATTTTGCGTGCTTGGTGGATAATAAATAAGAAACAATTTCAAGAAATTAAAATTGTTTCTTATTTATTATCTACAAGCAGACTCAATTCCACTCTCACTTAA